Proteins co-encoded in one Pyxidicoccus xibeiensis genomic window:
- a CDS encoding DUF692 domain-containing protein — MESTWRAGDFVPPRRLGVGLTYIPGAPAVEASRGAVDYLELSPDILCHEQVEGGTRRLVPQPARLEQMLRDTEGVPVVVHGLGLSIGSARGWNAAYLELLDTVRELRPFFWHSEHLGFLTVDGPGGELNVGTPLPLPFTEEALELLVPRGEALARRYGVPFLLENLTWYLPGLPSDGGRDEVAFLNDFVERSGCGLLLDLYNLHCNAVNHGFDALEALGRLRLDRVVQVHVAGGDTHDGFLMDVHSQVVPEPVWELLEWLVPRAPHLAGISYELLEEARLSPDTVLQQLERARSLWRLHPALAGKAGRHGAA, encoded by the coding sequence ATGGAATCGACCTGGAGAGCTGGTGACTTCGTCCCGCCGCGCCGGCTGGGCGTGGGGCTGACGTACATCCCTGGCGCGCCCGCCGTCGAGGCGAGCCGGGGCGCGGTGGACTACCTGGAGCTCAGTCCGGACATCCTCTGCCACGAGCAGGTGGAGGGCGGCACGCGCCGGCTCGTCCCACAGCCCGCGCGGCTGGAGCAGATGCTGCGCGACACCGAGGGCGTGCCCGTCGTCGTCCACGGGCTCGGGCTGTCCATCGGCTCGGCGCGCGGGTGGAACGCGGCGTACCTGGAGCTGCTGGACACGGTGCGGGAGCTGCGCCCCTTCTTCTGGCACAGCGAGCACCTGGGCTTCCTCACGGTGGATGGGCCCGGAGGCGAGCTGAACGTGGGCACGCCACTGCCGCTGCCCTTCACGGAGGAGGCGCTGGAGCTGCTCGTGCCTCGCGGCGAGGCGCTGGCGAGGCGCTACGGGGTGCCCTTCCTGCTGGAGAACCTGACGTGGTACCTGCCCGGGCTGCCCTCGGATGGGGGCCGCGACGAGGTGGCCTTCCTCAATGACTTCGTCGAGCGCTCCGGCTGCGGGCTGCTGCTGGACCTCTACAACCTGCACTGCAACGCGGTGAACCACGGCTTCGACGCGCTCGAGGCCCTGGGCCGGCTGCGGCTGGACCGCGTGGTGCAGGTGCACGTCGCCGGGGGAGACACCCACGACGGCTTCCTGATGGACGTGCACAGCCAGGTGGTGCCGGAGCCGGTGTGGGAGCTGCTGGAGTGGCTGGTGCCGCGCGCGCCGCACCTCGCGGGCATCAGCTATGAGCTGCTGGAGGAGGCGCGGCTGAGCCCGGACACGGTGCTCCAGCAGCTGGAGCGAGCCCGGTCCCTGTGGCGCCTGCATCCGGCGCTGGCGGGAAAGGCGGGGCGGCATGGGGCTGCGTGA
- a CDS encoding twin-arginine translocation signal domain-containing protein: MDTHDEKPEGAPSADRRNFMKTVVTGTVAAGLAATVGKAEAATAGLCGKPVELPVAAVKAKVVFPSKAPPTLAQLHAALDEIIKPSGCPNCGLGGILKDRGIIRELILNTGYLGDVQEPITLIEDFGAQNF; this comes from the coding sequence ATGGACACGCATGACGAGAAGCCCGAGGGCGCGCCCTCGGCGGACCGCCGTAACTTCATGAAGACCGTGGTCACCGGCACCGTCGCCGCGGGCCTGGCCGCCACCGTGGGCAAGGCGGAGGCCGCCACCGCCGGCCTGTGTGGCAAGCCCGTCGAGCTTCCGGTCGCGGCCGTGAAGGCGAAGGTGGTCTTCCCCTCCAAGGCGCCGCCGACGCTGGCCCAGCTCCACGCGGCGCTCGACGAAATCATCAAGCCGAGCGGCTGCCCCAACTGCGGCCTGGGGGGCATCCTCAAGGACCGCGGCATCATCCGCGAGCTGATCCTCAACACCGGGTACCTGGGCGATGTGCAGGAGCCCATCACCCTCATCGAGGACTTCGGCGCCCAGAACTTCTGA
- a CDS encoding zinc-dependent alcohol dehydrogenase family protein: MSGTMKRWQLRQGGRKGLELADVEVPRPGPDEVLVRVSAVSLNYREKLFLDGGGYTSAHQPFTPASDMAGEVVATGAEVRHFKEGARVIANFQTDWVEGPVPPRGTVRSLGGNAPGVLAEYVAMPERWLVDSPRTLDDAQASTLPCAGLTAWTSLVELGALRPGQTVVTQGTGGVSLFAVQLASAMGAKVIVLSGDEGKLARARALGAAHGIHRRHTPDWDKAVLELTQGQGADHILELVGGDNLARSANALASHGRISLIGVLEGFESRFPVLPMLQTFGVIQGILVGHRRGLESLVRAVDQLALKPVIDASYPLSELPAALEHLDRGPFGKLVIRVRP, translated from the coding sequence ATGAGCGGCACGATGAAGCGGTGGCAGCTGCGGCAGGGGGGCCGGAAGGGGCTGGAGCTGGCGGACGTGGAGGTTCCCCGGCCGGGGCCGGACGAGGTGCTGGTCCGCGTCTCGGCCGTGTCCCTCAACTACCGCGAGAAGCTCTTCCTGGACGGTGGCGGCTATACGAGCGCGCACCAGCCCTTCACCCCGGCCTCCGACATGGCGGGCGAGGTCGTCGCCACGGGCGCCGAGGTCCGCCACTTCAAGGAAGGGGCGCGCGTCATCGCCAACTTCCAGACCGACTGGGTGGAGGGCCCCGTGCCTCCGAGGGGAACCGTGCGCAGCCTCGGCGGCAACGCCCCCGGCGTGCTGGCCGAGTACGTGGCCATGCCCGAGCGCTGGCTGGTCGACTCACCGCGGACGCTGGATGACGCGCAGGCGAGCACGCTGCCCTGCGCCGGCCTCACGGCCTGGACGTCGCTGGTGGAGCTGGGCGCGCTGCGGCCGGGCCAGACGGTGGTGACCCAGGGCACGGGCGGCGTGTCCCTGTTCGCCGTCCAGCTCGCCAGCGCCATGGGCGCGAAGGTCATCGTGCTCTCCGGTGACGAGGGCAAGCTCGCGCGCGCCCGGGCGCTGGGCGCGGCGCACGGCATCCACCGGCGTCACACGCCCGACTGGGACAAGGCGGTGCTCGAGCTCACGCAGGGGCAGGGCGCCGACCACATCCTGGAGCTGGTGGGCGGTGACAACCTGGCCCGCTCGGCGAACGCCCTGGCATCCCACGGACGCATCTCGCTGATTGGCGTGCTGGAAGGCTTCGAGAGTCGCTTCCCGGTGCTGCCAATGCTCCAGACGTTTGGCGTCATCCAGGGCATCCTCGTGGGCCACCGGCGCGGCCTGGAGAGCCTGGTGCGTGCCGTCGACCAGCTGGCGCTGAAGCCTGTCATCGACGCCAGCTACCCTCTCAGCGAGCTCCCCGCCGCGCTCGAACATCTGGACCGCGGGCCCTTCGGCAAGCTTGTGATTCGCGTCCGCCCCTGA
- a CDS encoding LysR family transcriptional regulator, with product MTDRLSGVLAFVQAAEAGSFALAAERMGLSRSAIGKSISRLEERLETRLFQRTTRRQSLTEDGQSFYERCVRALAELEAAEAALDSGRRAPTGRLRVSASVMVGRHCVAPLLWELTRQHPGLQLEMAFSDRVVDLVEDGFDLAIRVAPLADQAGLTARRLGVQSMVVCASPGYLARHGAPKSLDELVTHEAIAYGRNGVGKPWRFPDGQGGERLVSVPARLRFDDVEAIADAAVGGAGLAWLPCWLIAEHLREGRLVEVLKDAPRYGNEIYAVWPQSKHLPSKVRAAIDLLVARIPERLSGAASRSKAPASAPVAPKRPARGAVRRRPRS from the coding sequence ATGACGGACCGCCTCAGTGGAGTCCTCGCCTTCGTGCAGGCCGCGGAGGCTGGCAGCTTCGCGCTCGCGGCCGAGCGCATGGGGCTGTCGCGCTCGGCCATCGGGAAGAGCATCTCCCGGCTGGAGGAGCGGCTGGAGACGCGCCTGTTCCAGCGCACCACGCGCCGGCAGAGCCTCACCGAGGATGGGCAGTCGTTCTACGAGCGCTGCGTGCGCGCGCTGGCGGAGCTGGAGGCCGCCGAGGCCGCGCTGGACTCCGGCCGGCGCGCGCCCACCGGCCGCCTGCGGGTGAGTGCGTCGGTGATGGTTGGCCGGCACTGCGTCGCGCCGCTGCTGTGGGAGCTGACGCGCCAGCATCCCGGCCTGCAGCTGGAGATGGCCTTCAGCGACCGCGTGGTGGACCTCGTCGAGGACGGCTTCGACCTGGCCATCCGCGTCGCGCCCCTCGCCGACCAGGCGGGCCTGACGGCCCGCCGGCTGGGAGTGCAGTCCATGGTGGTCTGCGCCTCACCGGGCTATCTGGCGCGGCACGGCGCCCCGAAGTCCCTCGACGAGCTGGTGACCCACGAGGCCATCGCCTACGGGCGCAACGGTGTGGGCAAGCCCTGGCGGTTTCCGGATGGCCAGGGCGGCGAGCGACTCGTGTCCGTCCCGGCCCGCCTGCGCTTCGACGACGTGGAGGCCATCGCCGACGCCGCGGTGGGAGGCGCCGGGCTCGCGTGGCTGCCGTGCTGGCTCATCGCGGAGCACCTGCGCGAGGGCCGGCTCGTCGAGGTCCTGAAGGACGCGCCCCGCTACGGCAATGAAATCTACGCCGTGTGGCCGCAGAGCAAGCACCTGCCCTCGAAGGTGCGCGCGGCCATCGACCTCCTCGTGGCGCGCATCCCCGAGCGGCTGTCGGGCGCGGCCAGCAGGAGCAAGGCGCCCGCGTCCGCGCCGGTAGCACCGAAGCGCCCCGCACGCGGAGCGGTCCGGCGGAGGCCCCGGAGCTGA
- a CDS encoding CGNR zinc finger domain-containing protein, which produces MAPRRPQEGELRDGFKFRSGRLSLDLPASLAARLKAEPKDLLETPQDLGRWLVAAGLAPKDPKPTAEELRQARELREALYRLAVARLRDEDLDFRDRALVNRWAAEPPPAPQLGPEGLTWTSGGVRSLLAAVARDGVELLGGPLAERIRNCEGEGCALLFVDTSRSGQRRWCSMSGCGNKAKVEEFRRRQRGEGG; this is translated from the coding sequence ATGGCACCTCGAAGACCTCAGGAGGGTGAGCTGCGGGACGGGTTCAAGTTCCGCTCGGGCCGGCTGTCGCTGGACCTGCCGGCGTCGCTGGCCGCCCGGCTCAAGGCCGAGCCGAAGGACCTGCTGGAGACGCCGCAGGACCTGGGCCGCTGGCTCGTGGCCGCCGGGCTGGCGCCGAAGGACCCGAAGCCCACGGCGGAGGAGCTGCGGCAGGCGCGCGAGCTTCGCGAGGCCCTCTACCGGCTGGCGGTGGCCCGCCTGCGCGACGAGGACCTCGACTTCAGAGACAGGGCGCTGGTGAACCGGTGGGCGGCGGAGCCGCCTCCGGCGCCGCAGCTGGGCCCCGAGGGGCTGACGTGGACGAGCGGAGGCGTGCGCTCACTGCTGGCGGCGGTGGCGCGGGACGGCGTGGAGCTATTGGGCGGCCCGCTGGCGGAGCGCATCCGCAACTGCGAGGGCGAGGGCTGCGCGCTCCTCTTCGTGGACACCTCTCGCTCCGGGCAGCGGCGCTGGTGCTCCATGTCGGGCTGCGGCAACAAGGCGAAGGTGGAGGAGTTCCGCCGTCGCCAGCGGGGAGAGGGCGGGTAG
- a CDS encoding SDR family oxidoreductase — MQLEGRKVIVVGAGSGIGRGVAVAASRAGASVVLAGRRRETLEATADLMNGPREVRVLDASVEAEVAAFFAAVGAFDHLVSTVSQGAVGPLTGLGAAAIERAFAAKLWAPIFLVKHAAPRVSPEGSFTFFSGFRAWKPAVGTAITSLVNGGLEAFTKAMAVELAPVRLNAISPGVVDSGSFWDRLSAEARERLFADYASRAPARRVGKTEDLAAATLFAMTNPFLTGTVLSVDGGGLLM; from the coding sequence ATGCAACTGGAAGGCAGGAAGGTGATTGTCGTTGGGGCTGGCTCGGGCATCGGGCGGGGCGTGGCCGTCGCGGCTTCGCGAGCGGGCGCCAGCGTGGTGCTGGCGGGCCGCAGGCGGGAGACGCTGGAGGCCACCGCCGACTTGATGAATGGCCCCCGCGAGGTGCGCGTCCTCGACGCCTCGGTGGAAGCGGAGGTGGCGGCCTTCTTCGCGGCGGTGGGCGCCTTCGACCACCTGGTGAGCACCGTCAGTCAGGGCGCCGTCGGCCCCCTCACCGGGCTGGGTGCAGCGGCCATCGAGCGGGCCTTCGCCGCCAAGCTCTGGGCGCCCATCTTCCTGGTGAAGCACGCCGCTCCGCGCGTCTCTCCCGAGGGCTCGTTCACCTTCTTCTCCGGCTTCCGCGCGTGGAAGCCCGCCGTGGGCACGGCCATCACCAGTCTGGTCAATGGCGGCCTGGAGGCCTTCACCAAGGCCATGGCGGTGGAGCTGGCGCCGGTGCGGCTCAATGCCATCTCGCCGGGCGTGGTGGACTCGGGCTCCTTCTGGGACCGGCTCAGCGCCGAGGCCCGCGAGCGGCTCTTCGCGGACTACGCCAGCAGGGCCCCCGCCCGCCGCGTGGGCAAGACGGAGGACCTGGCCGCTGCCACCCTCTTCGCCATGACCAACCCCTTCCTCACCGGCACCGTCCTCTCCGTGGACGGCGGTGGGCTGCTGATGTGA
- a CDS encoding lipocalin-like domain-containing protein encodes MNRVHMRALAAVSLLLLAVLPSSSEAVARQKSFKEQLVGTWTLVLVDNVLPDGKRVQLYGAEPQGLLMFDGQGRYSIQILRAGRTRFASSDKNQGTPEENQATVRGANSHFGRYSVDEAERTITFHIDHASFPNWEGTEQRRTFTLTDDELKYTVPAPTTGGTGAVGEVKWRRAVTPASR; translated from the coding sequence ATGAATCGAGTCCATATGCGTGCGCTCGCTGCCGTGTCCCTGCTGCTCCTGGCTGTACTCCCCTCCTCGAGCGAGGCGGTCGCCCGGCAGAAGTCCTTCAAGGAGCAGCTCGTGGGGACCTGGACGCTCGTCCTGGTCGACAACGTGCTCCCGGATGGCAAGCGCGTGCAGTTGTACGGCGCCGAGCCCCAGGGCCTCCTCATGTTCGATGGCCAGGGTCGCTACTCCATCCAGATTCTGCGCGCGGGCCGCACCCGGTTCGCGTCCAGCGACAAGAACCAGGGCACGCCGGAGGAGAACCAGGCCACCGTGCGGGGAGCCAACTCCCACTTCGGCCGGTACTCGGTGGACGAGGCGGAGCGCACCATCACCTTCCACATCGACCACGCCTCGTTCCCGAACTGGGAGGGAACGGAGCAGCGGCGCACCTTCACGCTGACGGACGACGAGCTGAAGTACACCGTCCCCGCGCCGACGACCGGGGGAACAGGCGCCGTCGGCGAGGTGAAGTGGCGGCGCGCGGTGACACCCGCGAGCCGGTAG
- a CDS encoding M20/M25/M40 family metallo-hydrolase: protein MKRCLLPFLALVSCATPSGTAPAPEVAAPASAPTAPALPQEVRLADLRQLTFGGENAEAYWSFDGRQLSLQARLEGMGCDRIFRMAVDAQEAKPALTPVSTGQGATTCAHFLPGDQEVIYASTHLGGDACPPRPDHSMGYVWALYDTYDIFKSGADGVLTHLTASPGYDAEGTVCAKDGSIIFTSVRDGDLELYRMDRDGKNVRRLTHTPGYDGGAFFNADCTKIVWRASRPRPGKEQDDYKALLDKGLVRPTKLELYVANADGSEARQVTWLNAAAFAPFFHPNGRRILFSSNHGDPKGREFDIWAVDVDGSNLERITHAPGFDGFPMFSPDGKWLVFSSNRATAPGRNDTNVFLARWVEDAKPAAAPETATERIKRDATFLAAPERDGRGIDTPGLEAAGRFIETRFQELGLKPAGDGGTYRQVFPVTTAVKAGAGTQVTLGGTVVPADAFTVLGFSSQGVAEGPLVFAGYGIVEPSLKVDDYAKLSVKGKLVVVRRFVPDSATFADTDKQRRFGDLRYKAWVAAQRGAKALIVVDWPEAPTPAVKDWSPPPEASLPGLAPEGHGDAGLPVVVVKRSVMEPLMGPLTQRKRVEGRIAVKLEPEQRDAFNVAGLLEAGEGKAPGAIVIGAHYDHLGFGGRNSLAPDRHEPHVGADDNASGVAGLLEIARTLAEQRGQLKRDVLFVAFSGEETGVLGSTHFTRQRGDAGMKGIAAMLNLDMVGRLRSGGLTVLGAESASEWGPLVTAACDKARVSCSASGDGYGPSDHSPFYAAGVPVLHFFTGAHSDYHKPTDTVDGLNVAGTARVAGIVSDVALALDGKAALTYRKVPSPAPRGDMRSFNASLGTVPDYAGPPQGQKGMLLAGVRAGGAADQAGMKRGDILVRLGKHGIGGVEDLMFVLNSAKPGETVRAVVLREGKEVPLEVTFQESKRPR from the coding sequence ATGAAGCGTTGCCTCCTCCCATTTCTCGCCCTCGTCTCCTGTGCAACCCCGTCGGGCACGGCGCCCGCTCCGGAGGTCGCTGCTCCCGCCTCGGCGCCCACCGCGCCCGCGCTCCCCCAGGAGGTGCGGCTGGCCGACCTCCGGCAGCTCACCTTCGGAGGAGAGAACGCGGAGGCCTACTGGTCCTTCGACGGCCGGCAGCTGTCCCTCCAGGCCCGGCTGGAGGGCATGGGGTGTGACCGCATCTTCCGCATGGCCGTCGACGCGCAGGAGGCGAAGCCCGCGCTGACTCCGGTGTCGACCGGGCAGGGCGCCACCACGTGCGCGCACTTCCTCCCGGGAGACCAGGAGGTCATCTACGCGTCCACGCACCTGGGTGGCGACGCGTGCCCGCCGCGCCCCGACCACTCCATGGGCTACGTCTGGGCCCTCTACGACACCTACGACATCTTCAAGTCGGGCGCGGACGGTGTGCTGACGCATCTGACGGCGTCGCCCGGCTACGACGCGGAGGGCACCGTCTGCGCGAAGGACGGCTCCATCATCTTCACCTCCGTGCGGGATGGAGACCTGGAGCTGTACCGCATGGACCGGGACGGGAAGAACGTGCGGCGGCTGACGCACACGCCCGGCTATGACGGCGGCGCGTTCTTCAACGCAGACTGCACGAAGATTGTCTGGCGCGCCTCGCGGCCCCGGCCCGGCAAGGAGCAGGACGACTACAAGGCGCTGCTGGACAAGGGCCTGGTGCGGCCCACGAAGCTGGAGCTGTACGTGGCCAACGCGGACGGCTCGGAGGCGCGGCAGGTGACGTGGCTCAACGCCGCCGCCTTCGCGCCCTTCTTCCACCCCAACGGCCGGCGCATCCTCTTCTCGTCGAACCATGGCGACCCCAAGGGGCGCGAGTTCGACATCTGGGCGGTGGACGTGGACGGCTCCAACCTGGAGCGCATCACCCACGCCCCAGGCTTCGACGGCTTCCCCATGTTCTCCCCGGACGGGAAGTGGCTGGTGTTCTCCAGCAACCGCGCCACGGCGCCGGGCCGCAACGACACCAACGTCTTCCTCGCGCGCTGGGTGGAGGACGCGAAGCCCGCCGCCGCCCCTGAGACGGCCACGGAGCGCATCAAGCGGGACGCCACCTTCCTTGCCGCGCCGGAGCGCGACGGGCGCGGCATCGACACCCCGGGCCTGGAGGCGGCGGGGAGGTTCATCGAGACGCGCTTCCAGGAGCTGGGCCTGAAGCCCGCGGGAGACGGTGGCACCTACCGGCAGGTGTTCCCGGTGACGACGGCTGTGAAGGCCGGCGCCGGGACGCAGGTGACGCTCGGGGGCACGGTGGTGCCGGCGGACGCGTTCACGGTGCTCGGGTTCTCCTCGCAGGGCGTGGCCGAGGGGCCGCTGGTGTTCGCCGGCTACGGCATCGTGGAGCCGTCCCTGAAGGTGGACGACTACGCGAAGCTGTCGGTGAAGGGGAAGCTGGTCGTGGTGCGGCGCTTCGTGCCGGACTCGGCCACCTTCGCGGACACGGACAAGCAGCGGCGCTTCGGTGACCTCCGCTACAAGGCGTGGGTGGCGGCGCAGCGGGGCGCGAAGGCGCTCATCGTCGTGGACTGGCCGGAAGCACCTACGCCCGCGGTGAAGGACTGGAGCCCGCCGCCCGAGGCGTCGCTGCCCGGCCTCGCTCCCGAGGGCCACGGCGACGCGGGCCTCCCCGTGGTGGTGGTGAAGCGCTCGGTGATGGAGCCGCTGATGGGGCCGCTGACGCAGCGCAAGCGCGTGGAGGGGCGCATCGCGGTGAAGCTCGAGCCCGAGCAGCGCGACGCCTTCAACGTGGCGGGGCTGCTGGAGGCCGGGGAGGGCAAGGCGCCGGGCGCCATCGTCATCGGCGCGCACTATGACCACCTGGGCTTCGGCGGGCGCAACTCGCTGGCGCCGGACCGGCACGAGCCGCACGTCGGCGCGGACGACAACGCGTCGGGCGTGGCCGGCCTGCTGGAGATTGCGCGCACCCTCGCGGAGCAGCGGGGCCAGCTCAAGCGCGACGTGCTGTTCGTGGCCTTCTCTGGCGAGGAGACGGGGGTGCTCGGGTCCACGCACTTCACGCGGCAGCGGGGCGACGCCGGGATGAAGGGCATTGCCGCCATGCTGAACCTGGACATGGTGGGCCGGCTTCGCTCGGGCGGGCTGACGGTGCTGGGGGCCGAGTCCGCCTCGGAGTGGGGCCCGCTCGTCACCGCCGCCTGTGACAAGGCCCGGGTGTCGTGCAGCGCCAGCGGCGACGGCTACGGCCCGAGCGACCACTCGCCGTTCTATGCGGCGGGCGTCCCGGTGCTGCACTTCTTCACCGGGGCCCACTCGGACTACCACAAGCCCACGGACACGGTGGACGGCCTCAACGTGGCGGGCACGGCGCGGGTGGCGGGCATCGTCTCGGACGTCGCGCTGGCGCTGGATGGGAAGGCGGCGCTCACCTACCGCAAGGTGCCCTCACCGGCGCCGCGCGGGGACATGCGCAGCTTCAACGCCTCGCTCGGCACCGTGCCGGACTACGCGGGTCCGCCCCAGGGACAGAAGGGGATGTTGCTCGCGGGCGTGCGCGCCGGGGGCGCGGCGGACCAGGCGGGCATGAAGCGCGGTGACATCCTGGTGCGGCTGGGCAAGCACGGGATTGGCGGCGTGGAGGACCTGATGTTCGTGCTCAACAGCGCGAAGCCCGGCGAGACGGTGCGCGCCGTGGTCCTCCGCGAGGGGAAGGAAGTGCCGCTGGAGGTGACGTTCCAGGAGAGCAAGCGTCCCCGCTGA
- a CDS encoding glycoside hydrolase family 71/99-like protein — protein MRRRRLLWLGMAGALAFLVGCNPPTPEESRSPDEAGTSRAPAAAPVRVPKTVGKKVYAHVMPWFETPASSGNGAWGIHWTMANQNPNVVDGSGRRQIASHYYPLIGPYASGDKDVIEYQLLLMKYAGVDGVLVDWPGTVNAWDYAKNRQNADALIARTAAVGLDFALVYEDHNIKLAFDAGFISNKLAAAQNDINALKNQYFPQGNHIKVNNAPLLLVFGPQTFQSPAEWSNLFAPLSPKPTFLTLWYESPEAGGNASGEYAWIYSDFTAGLNHFYNNHPVPLKLGVAYPGFHTFYSAGGWGGPTWSLPHNGLSSFGQTLDLAKNSGSVNHIQLATWNDYGEGTMLEPTREFGYGFLTTLQQKLGVPYSQRELELINTLYQQRKQYAGNAAKQAELDQAFSYLVSLQVTQAANILNGGGSTPTSIPLTNPGFESGMTGWATWSPNGTAAAFSETYNGAQAGAYHLTHWRTAPFEAWTYQAVSGLAPGNYKVRAWVRKGGDFEFARLQVQTCGGCPPVFTLLGTYGGWTQVETPSISVTGGFLEVGFHSRAPAANGASFIHMDSVELLRQ, from the coding sequence ATGAGGCGTCGTCGTCTGTTGTGGCTGGGCATGGCTGGAGCCCTCGCGTTCCTTGTCGGGTGTAATCCTCCAACACCCGAAGAAAGCAGGTCTCCGGACGAGGCGGGGACGTCCCGTGCTCCGGCGGCGGCGCCCGTGCGCGTTCCGAAGACGGTGGGCAAGAAGGTCTACGCCCACGTCATGCCCTGGTTCGAGACGCCCGCGTCCTCGGGCAATGGCGCCTGGGGCATCCACTGGACGATGGCGAACCAGAACCCCAACGTCGTGGACGGCTCGGGCCGGCGGCAGATTGCCTCCCACTACTACCCGCTCATCGGGCCCTATGCGTCCGGCGACAAGGACGTCATCGAGTACCAGTTGTTGCTGATGAAGTACGCGGGCGTGGATGGCGTCCTCGTCGACTGGCCGGGGACGGTGAATGCCTGGGACTACGCGAAGAACCGGCAGAACGCCGACGCCCTCATCGCCCGCACGGCGGCGGTGGGCCTGGACTTCGCGCTCGTCTACGAGGACCACAACATCAAGCTCGCCTTCGACGCGGGCTTCATCTCCAACAAGCTCGCGGCGGCGCAGAACGACATCAACGCGCTGAAGAACCAGTACTTCCCCCAGGGCAACCACATCAAGGTCAACAACGCGCCGCTGCTGCTCGTGTTCGGCCCGCAGACCTTCCAGTCGCCCGCCGAGTGGAGCAACCTCTTCGCGCCGCTGTCGCCGAAGCCCACCTTCCTGACGCTCTGGTACGAGTCCCCGGAGGCGGGCGGCAACGCGAGCGGTGAGTATGCGTGGATCTACTCGGACTTCACCGCGGGCCTGAATCACTTCTACAACAACCACCCGGTGCCCCTGAAGCTCGGCGTGGCGTACCCGGGCTTCCATACCTTCTACAGCGCGGGCGGCTGGGGCGGCCCCACCTGGAGCCTGCCGCACAACGGCCTGAGCAGCTTCGGGCAGACGCTGGACCTGGCGAAGAACAGCGGCAGCGTCAATCACATCCAGCTCGCCACGTGGAATGACTATGGCGAGGGCACCATGCTCGAGCCGACGCGCGAGTTCGGCTACGGCTTCCTCACCACGCTGCAGCAGAAGCTGGGCGTGCCCTACTCGCAGCGCGAGCTGGAGCTCATCAACACGCTGTACCAGCAGCGCAAGCAGTACGCGGGCAACGCGGCGAAGCAGGCCGAGCTGGACCAGGCCTTCTCGTACCTCGTCTCGCTCCAGGTCACCCAGGCGGCGAACATCCTCAACGGCGGGGGCTCCACGCCCACCAGCATCCCCCTCACCAACCCCGGCTTCGAGTCCGGGATGACGGGCTGGGCGACGTGGTCCCCCAACGGCACGGCGGCGGCCTTCAGCGAGACGTACAATGGCGCGCAGGCGGGCGCGTACCACCTGACGCACTGGCGCACGGCGCCGTTCGAGGCGTGGACGTACCAGGCCGTCTCCGGCCTGGCTCCCGGCAACTACAAGGTCCGCGCCTGGGTGCGGAAGGGCGGAGACTTCGAGTTCGCCCGCCTCCAGGTGCAGACGTGCGGTGGCTGCCCGCCGGTCTTCACCCTGCTGGGCACGTATGGCGGGTGGACGCAGGTCGAGACGCCGAGCATCTCCGTCACGGGTGGCTTCCTGGAAGTGGGCTTCCACTCCCGGGCTCCCGCGGCGAACGGCGCCAGCTTCATCCACATGGACAGCGTGGAGCTGCTCCGGCAGTAG
- a CDS encoding TFIIB-type zinc ribbon-containing protein — MSRPCPICQTKTNTTLRTTRVHGVQVDTCDTCKGHWLEHGELERLTSAWKSEALWDALAQAPRRCPHSRHHVAADRTHCGLCGAQTVGCPTCGERLSQVRMEVCAVDVCGQCHGLWLDANELTLLSRAPKSSLRPLVGGVAVAAATAAALAASQAAAGGPDPVRSQLRDSGLEVVGAVTETAVEVVAEVTLEVIVDNAGTVVDVVVDGASTVGSAVGEAMGVVLAGLFEIFS, encoded by the coding sequence ATGAGCCGGCCCTGCCCCATCTGCCAGACGAAGACGAACACGACGCTGCGCACCACCCGGGTCCACGGTGTCCAGGTGGACACCTGTGACACCTGCAAGGGCCACTGGCTGGAGCACGGCGAGCTGGAGCGGCTGACCTCGGCCTGGAAGTCGGAAGCACTGTGGGACGCGCTGGCCCAGGCGCCCCGGCGCTGCCCCCACTCCCGACACCATGTCGCCGCGGACCGCACCCACTGCGGGCTGTGTGGCGCGCAGACCGTGGGCTGTCCCACCTGCGGCGAGCGCCTCTCCCAGGTGCGGATGGAGGTCTGCGCGGTGGACGTCTGCGGGCAGTGTCACGGCCTCTGGCTGGATGCGAACGAGCTCACCCTCCTCAGCCGTGCACCGAAGAGCTCGCTCCGTCCCCTGGTGGGCGGCGTGGCGGTGGCCGCCGCCACCGCGGCCGCCCTGGCCGCTTCCCAGGCGGCCGCTGGCGGTCCGGACCCGGTGCGCTCCCAGCTCCGGGACTCGGGGCTGGAGGTGGTGGGAGCCGTGACGGAGACCGCCGTGGAGGTGGTGGCCGAGGTCACGCTGGAGGTCATCGTCGACAACGCCGGCACCGTCGTCGACGTGGTGGTGGACGGGGCCTCCACCGTGGGCTCGGCGGTCGGCGAGGCCATGGGGGTGGTGCTCGCGGGCCTCTTCGAAATCTTCAGCTGA